From Cannabis sativa cultivar Pink pepper isolate KNU-18-1 chromosome 8, ASM2916894v1, whole genome shotgun sequence, a single genomic window includes:
- the LOC115701448 gene encoding uncharacterized protein LOC115701448 gives MAEVAQPSSLPPPSLQIGRGAIKGAPMAKRKTPSELRGEQLKRINVVEIIDESPAPLFGSISEGSNSLKKPELSRNPKYIDTRLDELYPAKKSRFRMASGKENAKDVLMEQPSSLKNLALLSNLAAKRRHEPFCPEKSTGSTEVAKDDVVQISQTTEKGSQSTFRSVNELSLRDGKSSGFATVDMNKALKGLAARETLGINGVSASSSERCVNHIMANLDKFCLLGQKVPLDFTLKTSMRISCSSHISWIHKALMSCAYTGGPSFESYFDCSDGKSGNNSRLNSTSQVCSKIFHSWVHPQSTLPPSVISVLTSSAAERVEVDFLRKRQLAWEDSFRSLYFMLRGGICNIFYVCTTHFVVMFTGCDGPGRTKRLCNAYISQSTRSFRALLKEHDVCFSMPLCHSKVEQVTTEDLVELSEIEKQNLGQTRRRSSPSDVDNTPESLLVFSGNKDAHSLYDILLNYRSFVTALAGMDVPLLCSPAPFQNAAFSAPEIKCMELKGAEHISISDNGSNVKDESMEHLSSVFRSSVEIKDAYIPPWIISSICAVVGSGERSFDASFLTEPTSTGLNVALEAVSEKPDTQASAGEGLKEASYAFGIPEAVVAPQLHSGFLKGLKYLNGSYTASLSPI, from the exons ATGGCAGAAGTTGCCCAACCTAGTTCTCTTCCACCCCCTTCACTCCAGATTGGTCGTGGAGCTATCAAGGGTGCACCCATGGCCAAAAGAAAGACACCATCTGAACTGAGG GGGGAGCAGTTGAAGCGGATTAATGTGGTAGAGATCATTGATGAATCTCCAGCCCCTTTGTTTGGTTCTATAAG TGAGGGGAGTAATAGCCTCAAGAAACCAGAACTGTCAAGGAACCCTAAATACATTGACACTCGTTTGGATGAACTATATCCTGCAAAGAAATCTAGGTTTAGAATGGCTTCTGGAAAAGAAAATGCTAAG GATGTCTTGATGGAGCAACCTAGCAGCTTGAAGAATCTCGCTCTGCTCTCTAATTTGGCTGCTAAGAGAAGGCACGAACCCTTTTG TCCAGAAAAATCCACTGGTTCTACAGAAGTTGCCAAAGATGATGTGGTTCAAATATCTCAAACAACAGAAAAAGGTTCTCAAAGTACATTTCGTAGTGTTAATGAACTTTCATTACGAGATGGCAAATCATCTGGATTTGCAACTGTTGATATG AACAAAGCGTTAAAAGGATTAGCTGCTCGTGAAACTTTGGGCATTAATGGAGTATCTGCTTCTTCCTCTGAAAGATGTGTCAATCACATAATGGCTAATTTGGACAAGTTCTGCTTACTTGGCCAAAAAGTGCCCTTGGATTTTACTCTCAAAACTAGTATGCGGATTTCATGTTCTTCCCATATATCATG gATTCATAAAGCACTCATGTCTTGTGCCTACACTGGTGGGCCCTCTTTTGAATCCTACTTTGATTGTTCTGATGGTAAAAGTGGCAACAATTCAAGACTTAACTCAACTTCTCAAGTATGTTCTAAAATATTTCATTCATGGGTTCATCCTCAATCTACCTTGCCGCCTTCAGTAATATCAGTGTTGACCTCATCAGCAGCTGAGAGAG TGGAAGTGGACTTTTTAAGAAAACGACAACTAGCCTGGGAGGACTCATTTCGAAGCCTTTACTTCATGCTTCGGGGTGGCATCTGTAATATCTTTTATG TTTGTACGACACATTTTGTGGTGATGTTTACTGGTTGTGATGGCCCGGGGAGAACCAAACGCCTGTGCAATGCTTATATATCCCAATCAACAAGAAGCTTTCGAGCATTGTTAAAAGAGCAT GACGTGTGTTTCTCTATGCCTCTCTGCCATTCCAAAGTAGAGCAAGTTACAACTGAAGATCTTGTTGAGCTCTCAGAGATTGAGAAACAGAATTTGGGCCAG ACTCGACGACGGAGTTCCCCATCAGATGTTGATAATACCCCAGAATCCTTGCTGGTTTTCAGTGGCAACAAGGATGCACATAGTTTGTACGATATCTTGTTAAATTATAG ATCTTTTGTGACAGCCTTGGCAGGAATGGATGTTCCTTTACTGTGTTCACCTGCGCCATTTCAAAATGCTGCATTTTCTGCTCCTGAG ATAAAATGCATGGAGTTGAAAGGAGCAGAACATATTTCGATTTCAGACAACGGCTCTAATGTGAAAGATGAATCCATGGAACACTTGTCTTCTGTTTTCCGCTCTAGTGTGGAAATTAAGGATGCGTATATACCACCATGGATTATCAGCAGTATATGTGCTGTCGTGGGCTCAGGAGAAAGAAGCTTTGATGCAAG TTTTTTGACAGAACCTACATCAACTGGCTTGAATGTTGCTCTAGAGGCAGTTAGTGAGAAACCTGATACACAAGCCTCAGCAGGTGAAGGTCTGAAAGAGGCCAGTTATGCTTTTGGTATCCCAGAAGCCGTAGTTGCTCCTCAATTACATTCAGGTTTTCTAAAAGGCTTGAAGTACTTGAACGGTTCTTATACAGCTAGTCTTTCTCCAATATGA
- the LOC115701192 gene encoding arginine-specific demethylase JMJ22 has product MLSCKSLLWKRKRTKNKTKNELRSKTNGIKQNLISEKYQSEGEDEEINQGFSLKASAPSHTHGVRPLGNFYLNSSSVNSRNTGLGNLQTLTDELVIDILGLLGATHLGVLATVSKSFYVFTNHEPLWRNLVLENLSGGFIFKGSWKLTYIATCYPSFDAMNIGLSCLRVRDFYSDYLFQSWLCANLEMKPEWLERDNIIRKKGISVEEFVSNFEEPNKPVLLEGCIDNWAALQKWDRDYLVKLSGDLHFSVGPVEMELENYFRYSDQVREERPLYLFDPKFAEKVPRLGSEYEVPVYFREDLFGLLGNERPDYRWIIIGPAGSGSSFHIDPNSTSAWNAVIKGSKKWVLFPPDVTPPGVHPSPDGAEVACPVSIIEWFMNFYGATKTWKKKPIECVCKAGEVIFVPNGWWHLVINLEESVAITQNYVSRSNLLNVLDFLQRPNASELVSGTKDRVNLYEKFKNTFEASFPGTIDQLMRKAEEKRAEEKKPSFWDSVTDSKAGAFKFSF; this is encoded by the exons ATGTTGAGCTGCAAGAGCTTGTTATGGAAAAGAAAAAGGaccaaaaacaaaaccaaaaacgAGCTTAGGAGCAAAACCAATGGCATAAAGCAAAATCTCATTTCAGAAAAATATCAATCAGAAGGTGAAGATGAAGAAATTAATCAAGGTTTCAGCCTCAAAGCCTCTGCTCCTTCACACACTCATGGGGTTCGACCATTGGGAAATTTCTACCTCAACTCATCTTCTGTCAACTCTAGAAACACAGGTTTGGGCAATCTCCAAACCCTAACAGATGAGCTTGTTATTGATATTCTAGGGCTTTTGGGTGCTACCCATTTAGGGGTTTTAGCGACTGTTAGCAAATCTTTCTATGTATTCACTAACCATGAACCCCTTTGGAGGAATCTCGTGTTGGAAAATCTTAGTGGTGGGTTTATCTTTAAAGGGTCATGGAAGCTCACTTACATTGCTACTTGTTACCCTTCTTTTGATGCCATGAATATTGGATTGTCGTGTTTGAGAGTGAGGGACTTTTATTCTGATTATCTTTTTCAGAGTTGGCTCTGTGCCAATCTTGAAATGAAACCTGAGTGGCTTGAAAGAGATAACATAATTCGGAAGAAGGGCATATCGGTAGAAGAATTTGTGTCAAATTTTGAGGAACCGAATAAGCCTGTGTTGTTAGAAGGGTGTATAGATAATTGGGCTGCTCTTCAAAAATGGGATAGAGACTATTTGGTTAAGCTCTCTGGTGATTTACATTTTTCAGTAGGGCCAGTTGAGATGGAGCTTGAGAATTACTTTAGGTATTCAGATCAAGTGAGGGAAGAGAGGCCATTGTATTTATTCGACCCGAAATTCGCAGAAAAGGTTCCGAGATTGGGTTCGGAGTATGAAGTTCCAGTGTATTTCCGGGAAGATTTGTTTGGTCTGTTGGGCAATGAGAGACCAGATTACAGATGGATAATAATTGGACCTGCTGGTTCTGGTTCATCATTCCACATTGATCCTAATTCAACATCAGCATGGAATGCTGTGATTAAAGGGTCCAAGAAATGGGTTTTGTTTCCTCCTGATGTGACTCCTCCAGGAGTGCACCCCAGCCCTGATGGTGCTGAGGTAGCATGCCCTGTTTCGATAATTGAGtggtttatgaatttttatggtGCAACCAAAACATGGAAAAAGAAACCCATAGAGTGTGTTTGTAAAGCTGGGGAGGTGATTTTTGTGCCTAATGGATGGTGGCATTTGGTGATTAACCTTGAGGAATCAGTTGCCATTACTCAGAATTATGTTAGCAG GAGCAACTTGTTGAATGTGTTGGATTTTCTTCAGAGGCCAAATGCTAGTGAATTGGTTTCTGGAACAAAAGATCGGGTGAATTTGTATGAGAAGTTTAAGAACACTTTTGAGGCTTCCTTTCCCGGAACTATTGATCAATTGATGAGGAAAGCAGAAGAGAAAAGGGCCGAAGAGAAGAAACCCTCATTCTGGGATTCTGTGACCGATTCAAAAGCAGGTGCTTTCAAGTTCTCTTTCTAG